Part of the Saccharomyces paradoxus chromosome XI, complete sequence genome, GAATTAATACCTAAACTTTTAGATCATCTTAATCCGGAATACGGCATTTCCACACAGTCTGCGGCCGGCGATTTTATTAAGGCATTTGTCACGTTGAGCACTAACTCAAGCAATGAGCTTGCTTCGGGAATAGGTCCTAATGAATTGACAAGACAATTAGTATCAGAAGAAATGATAGAAAAGTTGATTAAGATAATGTTACAAGGTGGTACATGTTTAAGTAATGGTGTTGGAATTATAATAGAGTTGATTAGAAAGAACAACTCAGATTATGATTTCATTCAATTAGTATACACCACTTTAGAAAGTCATCCTCCCACTGATCGAGATCCAATTCACTTGATACATTTGGTCAAGCTTTTTGCTAAGCATATGCCGGATTTTGCTAGTATGCTAAACGAAACAAAGTTGCCATTAATGGAAATGCCATTTGGCAGTATTGAACCCCTGGGCTTTGAGAGGTTTAAAATCTGCGAACTTATTGCAGAACTATTGCACTGTTCTAATATGACACTACTAAATGAGCCTAATGGCGAGATTATTGCCGAAGAACGCGATATAGAAAGGgccaaagaatttgaaaaagaaaaaaaaacaccCATTGCGAACAATGACGCGGTATATTACGATAAGGATTGTGTGCAAGAGAAGGAGATCACAGAAAATTTAGGCGCTCTTCAAATTAACAATCAAGATGAAGGCGAAGAGGGTGAACTAGATGATACTGGGATATCAAATGTGAAAGCTGATGTGAAATCAGACGCGAAGGTAGTGGAGGGACTAGAAAATGATGCCTCTGGGGTTGAGTTGTATGATGAAACTTTGTCTGATACAGAATCCGTTAGAGAATGTCTAAGGGAAAAACCGCTTGTTGGAGATAGACTAAAGATTGCCCTAGAAGACACTAAAATATTGATCATTATCCTTGACATGTTCACCGAGTTTCCTTGGAACAACTTTTTGCATAAtgtaatttttgatattgcCCAGCAAATATTCAATGGTCCCCTCAAAACTGGTTATAATAGGTtccttttgaaagattatTTGGTTGATGCATACCTAACTAAAAAGATAGTAGATGCCGACGAGGCATGTCAAGactatgaaaaaaagactgGTTTACGCTATGGCTATATGGGTCATTTGACATTGATCGCCGAAGAAATATCGAAGttcaaagaatatattGACGAAATGAAGCTGACGTTTTGTAATACTGCTGTTTCAGATCGACTTGAGGAAccattttggaaagaatataGTGAAACAACCTTGGCCGATACGAGAGAGAAGTATAACACAGTTCTGGGAGATTTTGGCAATGAGCAGGAAagcgatgatgatgatgttaTCAGAAATTCTGATTCCGAAGATATAATTGGTGATACAGATGGCAACGATAATTACGGGAATagagaaaatgatgaaCTTCTTAGTAATGGACATGATACTGGAAACATGGACTTATACTATAACTTCAATAATAACgagaatgatgaaaatgaagaagattacGCAGAGTATAGTGATGTGGACAATAAAAATTACTATTCTAATGTCGGCACTAATGACGATGATTATGATAGTGATGACGGTAAATCCAAAAGTGCCGAATCCGACTTTAACGATAAAATATCTGAGGACAGAGACAACAAGAGCCTATATAGCGAGGATAATGACGAAAACAGGAGTGACAAATGGGCCTCAGGTACTTCATTGTTCCCCCCAGACCATTTTCCCAGTAGGTCGCAACCTTCAGATCCTAAACTGCAAGAccagaatatttttcagcACCAGTTCGACTTTGATGGTGTTggcgatgatgatgactaTATGGATCCTAATGATGATGGTCAGTCATATGCTAGACCCGGTAATCCGTTATATACTACTCCAAAAACTCCACCAAGACCAAAGActgttcttttcaattctttatcTGCATtggataataatgatgaagacgaagaagcGGCACTAAGCACTAGTGTTGATGATCGAATGGATAATGAGATATCAAGTGATGAGGACtccgaagatgaagatggaGACAATGATATGGCCAATGATGAGGGCTATTCATTATATAGGTCAAGAAGTAAAGAGGCTTTCTGAACTGAAATATTTACATGATCACATTTTCACTCTTCAACcaccaattttttattgcttCCCTTTTTCGCATATAGGTCATTTataattcatcaaatataTACTTTTAGTTGATGCTTGTAATTTAATATTAACCAAAATATAATCTTAACAAATAACGAATATTCACTTTTTAAGTATAACAAAGTATATATAGGTGTATAAAGAGAATGTCCATAATTATTTCAGTAGCTTTTTTCTGTAATCCGCAAaacttaatttttttttggaatgaAGTTGggaggaagaaaaatcagATAAGTGCCTTAAACTTTCTGGTGACGATTCTTGCCTTGAATTGGTTGAAGCTTCTGTCATAGTCTCTTTAGTTTTCGATTGATTATGCGGTGCTTCCCTTGAtaattctttattgaaacTTGAAAGAGAAGGGGTCCTAGTTAATGTGTGTTCATCCTTTGATTGTCCGTTTTCGAGATCATTTGCAGTTTGCCTTGACGTCTTGGTTATTGGTAAAGGAACTGGAATTGGtaattctttgatattagTAATGTGAGATTCATCATAATCTGAGCTTTTCTTAATTATAAAAGGTTTTCCTGTagcttctttctttttggaaaCAGAGATATTAGAAGAATACTGTGCGAATAAAGCGAATTTGAAGGGTTTCGCAATACCATTAGcatctttttcattatcgATAATATCCTTCTGAGAAATTTTAGTACCATCATTTcgattgaaaaatttttgttgatgaaaattattcaaaagcATTGGAGCTCTTTCGATTTTATATTGAGCCTTTTCTTCTAGTCTATGTAAAATTGGCGGTTCACGTCTCTTTTTGTGCTCATATTGGTtaagaatttcattcaGCTTATATCTATTGTTCATTTTCCCCCTGGATTTCACAGATTTATAGATACTTTGCGAATACCTCTTTACTTTCAGTAAATAGCAATCTTTAGAACTATTCCCGCAACCACATTCGCCGTTACTTAAAATTGTTTCTACTGAATTTATCAGGCCATACTTTTCAAGGTCATTCAAAGAGTCTATTGTCGTGCCCTCGATTAATTTTAATATAGGATGTCTTGAATCCCACTGCCACTTGATGTATAACTCCTCGTCCTCTGAAATATCTCTCAAAGCTCTCAGAACAAACTTTATTctatttgtttttattcCATTGCTTTTGTCATTTCTATTGTCTGCGTCTTGTAATTTTATGGTTACTAATTCAACATTCGGCTGGCAGCTTCTTCTCAAATACCTAGTTGAGTTCCCTGATAGGCGTGCGTCTATATATATCGGCCAATGAGAATGGAAAATGACCCTTCTTTTAGCTGTGCCCCATATTCTGTAATGATTTCGCGGGTCTGTGAGATAATTTTTGTAGAAGTCCAGTTCTCCTAAAATCTCCTGAATGAAATCACCTTTCATACAGTCCCTTTTGAGATAAACTCCTAATTTCGTAAAGCCTGGATAAGTCCTGGAATATGCAATATCAGCATACGGTTTGACTTCAATAGACAGAGATTTGAAAGTTTTATGAGGGTATTGTATGACCCAGTTATCCTCCATATGTTTATTTAAGAACGGTTCGACCAGATCGTTCTTAaacacattttttttcaaaggcaAGTATATTGCACCATATGCATCTTTGGCACTCAGAAAatgctcttttttttttgccatAATAGCCAATCCCTCGGAAGAATTGGCTGAAGTGCTTCCGTTTTTGAGGTCTATGCTATTACTCGATGggtttcttttcctcctcTTGTCCTTGTAGTTACTATTCTCTTGATTCGTTGACAAGCTATCGCCACCATCACTGATAGTTGTACTTGGAGCTCTGTCCCGACCGTTATCCTTATTACTGGCACTATTATTAGGTGTAGAGGGGTCTACGGTCTTTATATTTATGCGTTCTTGTTGTATTCGCCTAGCTAAGTCAATATCTACTTCTCTTGGATCACAGGAGTTGCAGAGGTAATCATCGGGTGCCATTTCAATATCCTTGATCCCATAACAAATAGCATGCTGCCATCTATTGCAATGGTCACATTGGATAGTGAAtccatcatcatcattcaAATCACATATACATGTAATTATACCCGCGTCAGGATCGACTATGTACGAATCAGGTACCGGCCATTGAGGCTGCTTTTCGATCTCTTCCTTTGCCGTGGTGGATGTTGCTGCTTCTACTGTCGATTGCtcagtaatttttttcaaagctAAAGGAACTGTAGCTGCTGTAGCCAATGCTGTTGCTGCCATTGCTACTGctccctttttttccctctcATGGCACTGATTATGCTCAATAATATCAGCTTTAGAATCTATTTTTGAGGCTTCttcagttcttttttttcctttagaAAACAGTAACAATGTGGATGCGTCATCTAAGAGCGACTGCTCTTTTGAATTAGGTACTGACATGATACAGTGCTCGTATTTTGTGAAGTGCGACATAAAATTGCTATGAATAAGCTTTAAACTGTGTTTACTAGAAAGGTCCTTTATTACCACTTTCTAGTATAGAGCATATCGTTAATAATGATATGTGTTCATTATGATATAATCAGATGGATAAGTCAGTTGAACAATTTCcagagaaataaaagactAATTCGATATCTTTAATGTTTCACATGAGTAGTATACTATGCTATAAATGTGTtttaataaagaatatcGACAACCTGTGATCTAGAATGATAATTTCTAACAACTGTCACTTCTAACGATTTAGTGATCGCCAATAGACCTTACAAGAATACTAAACTTAACAGGGTTTAGATCTGTTGAAGTAGTTGCAAAAAGCCAGAAAGAAGCAGATTTCCGCACCAAATTTTTGCCTCATTGCCACTAGTTAGTCTaagaatttattgatgTCATATTTACCGACTTATTCCAACGACTTGCCAGCAGGCCAGCAAGGTCAGAGGAAGCGCAGTGATGGTAATGAGAATAGTTCAGGAAGAGGATATGGTCAACAATCTGTGCCGATGGTAATCAAGAGGCTATTTAAAACACCAAAGAATTTGGACCTCGAGACAGCCAGCTGGGAAATGTTCCATCTGATTTTCCATCCAAGAAAGGCTTATAGGTCAATATATTATCAGCGACAGACGAAAAATCAGTGGGCTAGAGACGACCCctctttcttcatcttccagATAGCTTTGATTTCACTCAGCTCTATTATTTGGTCAATTTATAATTCAGGTTTTAATAATGAGAGTGATATGGGGTTTTTTGGCATTATAGgccattttttcaaaagtttaGTAATGATGGTGGTTTTAGACTTCTTCATATTTGGGTTTATTATGGCGACgattttttaccttttgtTGAATAGATCAcattttaaattcaaatccaGCCAAAATAGCGTTGTAGAATGGGCTTATTGTTTTGATGTTCATTGTAATTCATTTTTAATCATCTTACTGTGCCTATACTTCATTCAGTTTTTATTGTTGCCTATAATCAATCTACAAAATTGGATTTCTTTACTCATTGGTAATTCGTTATACTGTTTCGCTATTGGccattattttattttaacgTTTTATGGCTACAACCAGTTGCcgttcttgaaaaatttgaacttTATACTTTTACCAACGTTAGgattatcaataatttaCCTAATTAGTTTATTTGGCATCGACttatccaaaaaattgagtTTTTACAACTACTGAGCAATAGAACacagaaatagaaaatacTGAGTTCTTTTGAGATAAAGTACATAatgatataatatatatatatattgaagTATAAAAATGCAATCAGTAACAAGAACAATGATGATACCCTGTTGACCAAGAATGTATCGCGTAAACTTGATTATATATCAATATTGAATGCTTTtaagagataaaaaaaatatacactGGGTTGATGGGAAGGTAAAATTCCTGCTTGCTTTGATATTCCTTTAATTGTAGATTTCCATTGGTGAGAGTCTATCCGAGTTAAAAATCCAATTTCTACTCTCAACTTCTTTAGCTAACCATTCGGTTGGGAAAATGACCAAATGA contains:
- the SAP190 gene encoding Sap190p (Protein that forms a complex with the Sit4p protein phosphatase~similar to YKR028W); the protein is MSGSFWKFGQDYSIESPVSKILNSAFIKIGKDQDEDVPTGAREGSTDDEEDKSSHGYMTSEEKIVIENEEKEEENNLPTTESEYENYRPNLDVLDDLLDDDELYTELMCSNFKLLIFLKYPEVLSKLIEYVTNEKVLEEGADSVKKPEIIEGVNDRPILIERDRKGEKEDAEEDNSEEITNDSDHDSGDERSVDSEETSITLPPESEEQVETRRARIAAEILSADVWPISAAIMKNKDLLGRLWSILDHPAPLPIPASTYFMKINERLLDMDITGMLEFILSRDSLVARFLTHVDNPSLMDFLLKVISTDKPDSPTGVIKILKSQELIPKLLDHLNPEYGISTQSAAGDFIKAFVTLSTNSSNELASGIGPNELTRQLVSEEMIEKLIKIMLQGGTCLSNGVGIIIELIRKNNSDYDFIQLVYTTLESHPPTDRDPIHLIHLVKLFAKHMPDFASMLNETKLPLMEMPFGSIEPLGFERFKICELIAELLHCSNMTLLNEPNGEIIAEERDIERAKEFEKEKKTPIANNDAVYYDKDCVQEKEITENLGALQINNQDEGEEGELDDTGISNVKADVKSDAKVVEGLENDASGVELYDETLSDTESVRECLREKPLVGDRLKIALEDTKILIIILDMFTEFPWNNFLHNVIFDIAQQIFNGPLKTGYNRFLLKDYLVDAYLTKKIVDADEACQDYEKKTGLRYGYMGHLTLIAEEISKFKEYIDEMKLTFCNTAVSDRLEEPFWKEYSETTLADTREKYNTVLGDFGNEQESDDDDVIRNSDSEDIIGDTDGNDNYGNRENDELLSNGHDTGNMDLYYNFNNNENDENEEDYAEYSDVDNKNYYSNVGTNDDDYDSDDGKSKSAESDFNDKISEDRDNKSLYSEDNDENRSDKWASGTSLFPPDHFPSRSQPSDPKLQDQNIFQHQFDFDGVGDDDDYMDPNDDGQSYARPGNPLYTTPKTPPRPKTVLFNSLSALDNNDEDEEAALSTSVDDRMDNEISSDEDSEDEDGDNDMANDEGYSLYRSRSKEAF
- the SET3 gene encoding histone-binding protein SET3 (Defining member of the SET3 histone deacetylase complex~similar to YKR029C), with product MSVPNSKEQSLLDDASTLLLFSKGKKRTEEASKIDSKADIIEHNQCHEREKKGAVAMAATALATAATVPLALKKITEQSTVEAATSTTAKEEIEKQPQWPVPDSYIVDPDAGIITCICDLNDDDGFTIQCDHCNRWQHAICYGIKDIEMAPDDYLCNSCDPREVDIDLARRIQQERINIKTVDPSTPNNSASNKDNGRDRAPSTTISDGGDSLSTNQENSNYKDKRRKRNPSSNSIDLKNGSTSANSSEGLAIMAKKKEHFLSAKDAYGAIYLPLKKNVFKNDLVEPFLNKHMEDNWVIQYPHKTFKSLSIEVKPYADIAYSRTYPGFTKLGVYLKRDCMKGDFIQEILGELDFYKNYLTDPRNHYRIWGTAKRRVIFHSHWPIYIDARLSGNSTRYLRRSCQPNVELVTIKLQDADNRNDKSNGIKTNRIKFVLRALRDISEDEELYIKWQWDSRHPILKLIEGTTIDSLNDLEKYGLINSVETILSNGECGCGNSSKDCYLLKVKRYSQSIYKSVKSRGKMNNRYKLNEILNQYEHKKRREPPILHRLEEKAQYKIERAPMLLNNFHQQKFFNRNDGTKISQKDIIDNEKDANGIAKPFKFALFAQYSSNISVSKKKEATGKPFIIKKSSDYDESHITNIKELPIPVPLPITKTSRQTANDLENGQSKDEHTLTRTPSLSSFNKELSREAPHNQSKTKETMTEASTNSRQESSPESLRHLSDFSSSQLHSKKKLSFADYRKKLLK
- the GMH1 gene encoding Gmh1p (similar to YKR030W), with protein sequence MSYLPTYSNDLPAGQQGQRKRSDGNENSSGRGYGQQSVPMVIKRLFKTPKNLDLETASWEMFHLIFHPRKAYRSIYYQRQTKNQWARDDPSFFIFQIALISLSSIIWSIYNSGFNNESDMGFFGIIGHFFKSLVMMVVLDFFIFGFIMATIFYLLLNRSHFKFKSSQNSVVEWAYCFDVHCNSFLIILLCLYFIQFLLLPIINLQNWISLLIGNSLYCFAIGHYFILTFYGYNQLPFLKNLNFILLPTLGLSIIYLISLFGIDLSKKLSFYNY